A single genomic interval of Carassius auratus strain Wakin chromosome 30, ASM336829v1, whole genome shotgun sequence harbors:
- the trpm6 gene encoding transient receptor potential cation channel subfamily M member 6 isoform X2: MSRRSWIQATFSKRECVKFLPASRDHHRCYPVCQVCQSLVRCCCGRLIAEHVGPYSGLLGHGPGPDEEWSVLQHTSVSPTDAFGSLDFQGSTKRTSHAKYVRLSCDTPAELLLQLMLREWHMEIPKLVISVHGGTENFNLSPRVCQAFSTGLIIAAESTGAWILTDGINTGVSKYVGDAVKVYGSHDLRKRNVFGITPWGIIENNTDLIGRDVLRHYQALGNPLSKRASLNGMHSHFLLVDDGTMGKSGCQIDLRKRLERHIHFQKIHPRLPQHVPLVCVVVEGGPAILSVVLEYVRRSSPVPVLVFEGTGRAADLLALIHKQTAVESKLDSDIKEDVLLRIQETFVVDRQEASELLSILMECMEYRELITIYDSESEDLQEADVAILTTSLRGTRASPEGQLNITLAWDRADVAKDNILVYGQQWQVGSLEQTMLDALVMDRVSFVKLLIENGMTMRRFLTISRLEQLYNTQKGSDHFLRHIIEDAKQTRLPAVYRISLIDIGMVIEYLIGGAYRSTYTRKSFRAMYSRIHNPAKEGVKETSSPFSKARKAAPTSETPPSRSHFHRTAQPCRHQEGAIAPQDVKSTLSPEFLCTFNDLFVWAVLKHRQEMAMFLWQHGEQAMARAVVACKLYRAMAVEARESNMGDSMAEELKKNSLEFGQLAVDLLDQAFRENERMAMKLLTWEMKDWSNFTCLQMAVSSGLRPFVAHNCTQMLLTDLWMGRLNLSKNSWFKIIASILMPVAIQMLEFKSQAEMSHVPQPQEALQFGWDLGSSGASEQEGAANTIQGDEERGSRCLCPWTRKVYDFYTAPVVKFWFHTMAFLGFLMMFSYTVLVRLDEKPNIQECLVITYILTMAVEKAREVLVLEPRKFTKKLKVWFSEYWNINDFMGILLFLVGVSLRWHQETRLASHIVYSLDFIFWSVRLLDLFAVNQHAGPYLTMITKMMSNMFYIVVIMAIVLVSFGTSRKSILSPNEDPSWNLLRDVVFQPYWMIFGEVYAGEIDACSKPETCVPGAFLTPFLQAVYLFVQYIIMVNVLIAFFNNVYFDMSSISRKLWKYNRYRYIMTYQEKPWLPPPLILLSHVTLCLSSMWQKHRKASKRGRTGLKLLLAPDDLKKLHEFEEKCVAGYFRDKKESQQGSQINQIRSAADKAEEMSGILVEVAEKISIIQDNMRTLDCHLGQLHDLSALAVDTLNFLSATDNQQQEAARLGQSQPIACRHEQVSHSCCLRIGGSVGPSQALPSPKHYRSMPPSLLRGLGPGRQRPSLELPPGTSVGPFEVRSKCVSASPAEEDCSFRWSLQRGDSREAVCHLSLPHLCVGWREKGMYESGEPSRASSPTMPLMRDLQLQPSHEESMEEDDDEDNLNAMSRSSSHTFLLTGSHSDGDQSVGIRNPAFYRLDDAGHVTRPQRLLGSKWAFDLEQSRSLSASLESMAMPDASTSEHSRRTLLAPPQHSHDQRGLSKIFKRQRSFGKKSIKTKAGTPENVKLDETRGCVHELEPRRKMRRKVKGLFDRRFRTSVSLTQLNVDQMDFTKLAPSWLNTVTPGQPLLSSWAKSISQRPSVSSMTQEVKSSTFKLTEDLGQHYSAMERNNLMRLAHSIPFTPVSLLGGVEVCIYTLEETEAGSSLKDQSSKISTWIQNGRTAVLQPLAHQEVLDGGLRRATKVVCTWAESDVLKLGSVYVVKAFRPEVIRIWQKVFPISTSLHLCLREIQQQRAAQKLMQRFNQIKPSSVPYSPRFLDVSLLHWRSDGQWLTVEKNMSGHFRKYNNNTGEEISPSTGLEEAILAFSHWTYEYTNRELLVLDLQGVGADLTDPSLIRVDDKSSSGEMAFGPANLGDDAIQSFVLKHTCNSCCKKLGLSDLRSCRSQRKSVPAFDETSSTV, translated from the exons ATG TCTAGACGAAGTTGGATCCAGGCCACTTTTTCCAAGAGAGAATGTGTGAAATTTCTGCCAGCCTCACGTGATCATCACAG ATGTTATCCAGTGTGTCAAGTTTGCCAAAGCTTAGTAAG ATGTTGCTGTGGGAGGCTGATCGCGGAGCATGTGGGTCCATACTCTGGCTTGCTGGGACATGGCCCTGGTCCTGACGAGGAGTGGTCAGTGCTGCAACACACCAGTGTCAGCCCCACTGATGCTTTCGGATCACTGGACTTCCAGGGCAGCACAAAGCGCACATCTCATGCCAAG TATGTACGTCTTTCCTGTGACACTCCAGCAGAGCTCCTGCTCCAACTGATGCTGAGAGAATGGCACATGGAGATACCCAAGTTGGTGATCTCTGTGcacggagggacagaaaacttCAATCTGTCTCCACGGGTGTGCCAGGCTTTCAGCACAGGGCTCATCATAGCTGCAGAGAGCACTGGAGCATGGATACTGACAGACGGGATCAATACTG GGGTGTCTAAGTATGTTGGTGATGCTGTAAAAGTGTATGGGTCACATGACCTCAGGAAGAGGAATGTTTTCGGGATCACACCCTGGGGCATTATTGAGAATAACACTGACCTTATTGGCCGGGAT GTTTTGAGGCACTACCAGGCTCTAGGTAATCCTTTGAGTAAACGTGCCAGCCTGAACGGCATGCATTCACACTTCCTGTTAGTTGATGATGGGACCATGGGCAAATCAGGCTGTCAAATAGACTTGAGGAAAAGGCTAGAAAGGCATATACACTTTCAGAAAATCCACCCTC GGCTGCCTCAGCATGTGCCTTTAGTGTGTGTTGTAGTGGAAGGGGGTCCTGCCATCCTCTCAGTGGTGCTGGAGTATGTGCGCAGAAGTTCTCCTGTGCCCGTGCTGGTGTTTGAGGGAACAGGCAGAGCTGCAGACCTGCTGGCtttaatacacaaacaaacagctgTAGAAAG TAAGTTGGACTCGGATATTAAGGAGGATGTCCTGCTGAGGATTCAGGAAACGTTTGTTGTGGACAGACAAGAGGCCTCTGAACTTCTCAGCATACTCATGGAATGCATGGAATATAGAGAGCTT ATCACCATTTACGACTCTGAATCAGAGGACCTTCAAGAGGCAGATGTTGCGATCCTGACTACATCACTGAGAG gtACCAGAGCTTCCCCTGAGGGGCAGCTAAATATCACGTTGGCCTGGGACAGAGCTGATGTGGCAAAGGACAACATTCTGGTGTACGGACAACAATGGCAG GTGGGATCTCTGGAGCAGACCATGTTGGATGCATTGGTAATGGACCGTGTCAGTTTTGTGAAGCTGCTGATTGAGAACGGCATGACCATGAGACGCTTCTTGACCATTTCTCGTCTGGAACAGCTCTACAATACA CAAAAAGGCTCTGATCATTTTCTTCGACACATCATCGAGGATGCCAAACAG ACTCGTCTGCCTGCTGTTTATAGGATATCTTTAATCGACATTGGAATGGTGATTGAATACCTTATTGGTGGAGCTTATCGAAGCACATATACACGCAAGAGCTTCAGAGCCATGTACAGTCGCATTCATAACCCAGCTAAG GAGGGTGTTAAGGAGACATCCAGCCCTTTCAGCAAAGCCAGGAAAGCAGCTCCAACTTCAGAGACCCCCCCATCTCGCTCCCATTTCCACAGAACTGCTCAGCCATGCAGACACCAG GAGGGTGCGATTGCGCCTCAGGACGTGAAGTCAACCTTGAGCCCCGAGTTTTTATGCACTTTTAACGACCTGTTTGTGTGGGCAGTGCTCAAGCATCGGCAAGAGATGGCGATGTTTCTGTGGCAGCATGGAGAGCAGGCTATGGCCAGGGCGGTTGTGGCCTGCAAGCTTTACCGTGCTATGGCGGTGGAAGCCAGAGAGAGCAATATGGGTGACAGCATGGCCGAGGAGCTGAAGAAGAACTCTCT AGAGTTCGGACAGCTGGCTGTGGATCTCTTGGATCAGGCTTTCCGAGAGAATGAACGCATGGCGATGAAGCTGCTGACCTGGGAGATGAAGGACTGGAGTAACTTCACCTGTCTACAAATGGCCGTCTCCTCAGGACTCAGGCCATTTGTGGCTCACAACTGCACTCAGATGCTCCTCACAGACCTATGGATGGGCCGGCTCAACTTGAGCAAGAACTCCTGGTTCAAG ATTATTGCCAGTATCCTGATGCCTGTGGCCATTCAGATGCTAGAGTTTAAGAGTCAGGCAGAGATGTCCCATGTTCCTCAGCCCCAGGAAGCTTTGCAGTTTGGGTGGGACCTAGGAAGCTCTGGGGCATCGGAGCAAGAAGGGGCAGCAAATACA atTCAGGGTGATGAGGAGAGAGGGAGCAGGTGTCTTTGTCCCTGGACCAGAAAGGTGTATGACTTCTATACGGCTCCAGTGGTCAAATTCTGGTTTCACACA ATGGCGTTTTTGGGTTTCCTCATGATGTTCTCTTATACTGTGCTGGTGAGGCTGGATGAGAAACCCAACATTCAGGAGTGCTTGGTCATAACTTACATCCTGACCATGGCAGTGGAGAAAGCTCGAGAG GTGTTGGTTTTAGAGCCCAGGAAGTTCACTAAGAAGTTGAAGGTGTGGTTCAGTGAGTACTGGAATATCAATGACTTCATGGGCATCCTCCTGTTCCTGGTCGGAGTCTCCCTCCGGTGGCATCAAGAAACACGCTTAGCCAGTCACATTGTCTACTCTTTGGATTTCATCTTCTGGTCTGTCAGGCTTCTGGACCTTTTTGCTGTCAATCAGCATGCAGGACCCTACCTGACCATGATCACCAAAATG ATGAGCAACATGTTCTATATAGTAGTCATTATGGCGATTGTGCTGGTCAGTTTTGGCACGTCCAGGAAGTCCATTCTGTCCCCTAATGAGGATCCGTCCTGGAATCTGCTCAGAGATGTAGTCTTTCAGCCCTACTGGATGATCTTTGGGGAGGTGTACGCTGGAGAGATTGATG CATGTAGTAAACCTGAAACCTGTGTCCCTGGAGCTTTCCTCACCCCCTTCCTGCAGGCCGTCTACCTATTTGTTCAGTACATTATCATGGTTAATGTACTTATTGCATTCTTCAA CAATGTTTACTTTGACATGAGCTCCATATCTCGTAAGCTGTGGAAATACAACCGCTATCGTTACATCATGACATATCAGGAGAAGCCGTGGCTGCCGCCGCCTCTAATCCTTCTCAGTCATGTAACATTGTGTCTCAGCTCAATGTGGCAAAAGCACAGAAAGGCATCCAAACGGGGAAGAACTGGTCTGA AATTACTCTTGGCCCCTGATGATCTGAAGAAGTTGCATGAGTTTGAAGAAAAGTGTGTCGCTGGATATTTCAGAGACAAAAAGGAGAGTCAACAAGGCAGTCAAATCAACCAGATACGTTCTGCAGCTGACAA GGCTGAAGAGATGTCTGGAATATTAGTTGAGGTTGCTGAGAAGATCAGTATCATCCAGGACAATATGCGCACTTTAGACTGTCACTTGGGTCAGTTGCATGACTTGTCTGCTTTAGCAGTGGACACTCTAAACTTCCTCTCAGCCACAGACAACCAGCAGCAAGAGGCGGCCCGTCTTGGTCAGAGCCAGCCAATTGCATGCCGCCATGAGCAAGTGTCCCATAGCTGCTGTCTCCGCATTGGCGGAAGTGTCGGCCCCAGCCAAGCACTTCCGTCTCCAAAGCACTACCGCAGTATGCCACCTTCCTTACTCAGAGGCTTGGGGCCTGGCCGGCAGCGTCCTTCCCTGGAGCTGCCACCAGGGACGAGTGTTGGACCCTTTGAGGTCAGGAGCAAATGCGTGTCGGCAAGCCCAGCGGAAGAAGATTGTAGTTTTAGGTGGTCCCTACAGCGTGGCGATTCAAGAGAAGCTGTATGTCATCTCTCTTTACCTCACCTATGCGTTGGATGGAGGGAGAAGGGAATGTATGAATCTGGAGAACCATCACGTGCTAGTTCTCCCACCATGCCTCTGATGAGAGACTTACAGCTTCAACCCAGCCATGAGGAGTCTATGGAGGAAGACGATGATGAGGACAACTTAAATGCTATGTCCAGATCCTCCAGCCATACGTTCCTGCTTACAGGTTCCCACAGTGATGGGGATCAATCGGTGGGGATCAGAAACCCGGCATTCTACAGGCTTGATGATGCTGGACACGTCACAAGACCTCAAAGACTTTTAGGCAGCAAATGGGCTTTTGATTTGGAGCAGAGCCGCTCACTCTCGGCCAGCTTGGAGAGTATGGCCATGCCTGATGCCTCGACATCAGAGCACAGCAGAAGGACACTTCTGGCGCCTCCCCAACACAGCCATGACCAGAGAG GATTATCTAAGATCTTTAAGAGACAAAGGTCATTTGGGAAAAAGTCCATAAAGACCAAAGCAGGAACACCTGAGAAT GTAAAACTAGATGAAACACGGGGATGCGTGCATGAGCTGGAGCCACGCAGAAAAATGAGGAGGAAAGTAAAAGGCCTGTTTGACCGGAGATTCAGAACCTCAGTCAGTCTTACCCAGCTGA ATGTCGACCAAATGGATTTCACAAAATTGGCCCCATCATGGCTG AACACGGTGACCCCCGGGCAGCCACTTCTAAGCAGCTGGGCCAAGTCTATCAGTCAAAGACCCTC GGTAAGCAGCATGACACAAGAAG TAAAGAGCTCTACATTTAAGTTGACTGAAGATTTAGGCCAGCATTACTCAG caatGGAGAGGAACAACCTTATGAGACTTGCTCACTCTATACCATTCACCCCTGTGTCATTATTGG GTGGTGTTGAGGTCTGTATTTATACACTTGAGGAGACAGAAGCAGGGTCTTCACTTAAAGATCAGTCCTCTAAAATTTCCACCTGGATTCAGAACGGACGCACAGCTGTTCTTCAGCCTTTAGCCCACCAGGAGGTGCTGGATGGGGGTCTGCGCAGGGCCACCAAGGTGGTGTGTACCTGGGCTGAGAGTGATGTGTTGAAGCTGGGATCAGTATATGTGGTGAAAGCCTTCAGGCCAGAGGTGATTCGCATCTGGCAGAAAGTGTTCCCAATCAGCACTTCACTTCATCTCTGTCTGCGG GAAATCCAACAACAGAGAGCAGCACAGAAACTCATGCAGCGATTCAACCAAATTAAACCCAGCAGTGTGCCCTACAGTCCTAG GTTTCTAGATGTCTCCTTGCTGCACTGGCGCTCTGACGGCCAGTGGTTGACTGTTGAGAAGAACATGAGCGGTCATTTCAGGAAATACAACAATAATACAGGAGAGGAGATCTCGCCCTCCACTGGTCTGGAAGAAGCTATACTAGCGTTCTCTCACTGGACATACGAGTACACCAACAGGGAACTGCTAGTGCTGGATCTACAAG gTGTGGGAGCGGACCTCACAGACCCCTCTCTGATCAGAGTTGATGATAAAAG CTCCTCCGGAGAAATGGCGTTTGGACCTGCTAATTTGGGTGATGATGCAATCCAGAGCTTTGTTCTCAAGCACACCTGCAACTCCTGCTGCAAGAAGCTCGGTCTCTCAG ATTTGAGGAGTTGCCGCAGCCAAAGGAAATCAGTTCCTGCCTTTGATGAGACGAGCAGCACAGTTTAA